The following are encoded together in the Planococcus antarcticus DSM 14505 genome:
- a CDS encoding UDP-N-acetylmuramoyl-tripeptide--D-alanyl-D-alanine ligase, whose amino-acid sequence MKKKIEQVAKWLNIKTNLKGFDITGVSINTRTLEPGDLFIPFRGEKVNGHKYVRSAIELGATASLWQRDEPGAPEDLPLLFVDDCEVALQEMARAYRDELSAIVIGITGSNGKTSTKDLVASVLKPYFKVQKTPGNFNNELGLPLTILSLDEDTKVAVLEMGMSGKGQIEFLSELARPDYAIITNIGEAHLQDLGSRKAIAEAKFEITAGLQPHGKLFYDGDEPLLQPFMENFPQGVSFGFDDNNELTVTDIKATENGSSFMVSGIIDAAFTIPVLGEHQVKNTLAAILIALESGLSEEQIRKSLKDAALTDMRMQMIQADNGAIFINDAYNAAPSSMNAALNFIRETTMKEKKWVVLGDMLELGDDEQSYHEALSKYISENLMGVCLYGPRMKWLYDKLQTSYNGKLLWSETDYEPIITVLKKYTNENSVILVKGSRGMALENIIEPFAKS is encoded by the coding sequence ATGAAAAAAAAGATTGAGCAAGTAGCCAAGTGGCTGAATATCAAAACTAACTTAAAAGGCTTTGACATTACGGGGGTCTCGATCAACACGAGAACGCTTGAGCCAGGCGATTTGTTCATTCCTTTCCGTGGCGAAAAAGTGAATGGGCACAAGTATGTCCGTTCAGCCATCGAATTAGGCGCAACTGCTTCTTTATGGCAGCGCGACGAGCCGGGTGCTCCAGAAGATTTGCCTCTGCTGTTCGTGGATGACTGCGAAGTGGCATTGCAGGAGATGGCCCGCGCTTACCGCGATGAACTGTCGGCAATTGTCATTGGAATCACAGGTTCCAACGGCAAAACTTCGACGAAAGATTTGGTGGCAAGCGTTTTGAAGCCTTATTTCAAAGTGCAAAAAACACCGGGTAATTTCAATAATGAGTTGGGACTGCCTTTGACGATCTTGTCTTTAGATGAGGATACCAAAGTCGCTGTCCTCGAAATGGGCATGAGTGGCAAAGGGCAGATTGAATTTCTTTCTGAACTGGCGCGCCCTGATTACGCCATCATCACTAATATTGGAGAAGCGCATCTGCAGGATCTTGGATCGCGTAAGGCGATCGCAGAAGCAAAATTTGAAATCACCGCTGGCCTGCAGCCGCATGGCAAACTTTTCTATGACGGGGATGAGCCGCTATTGCAGCCATTCATGGAAAACTTTCCACAAGGTGTCTCTTTTGGGTTCGACGACAATAACGAATTGACGGTCACAGACATCAAAGCCACTGAAAATGGCAGCAGCTTCATGGTCAGCGGAATTATTGACGCTGCGTTCACAATTCCAGTATTGGGTGAGCATCAGGTGAAAAACACCTTAGCAGCCATTTTGATCGCTCTTGAATCAGGCTTGTCTGAGGAGCAAATCCGGAAATCCCTAAAAGATGCCGCATTGACCGATATGCGCATGCAGATGATTCAAGCAGATAACGGGGCCATTTTCATCAACGATGCGTATAACGCTGCTCCTTCATCAATGAATGCGGCTTTGAATTTTATTCGCGAAACAACGATGAAGGAAAAGAAGTGGGTTGTTCTTGGTGATATGTTAGAACTTGGAGACGATGAGCAATCGTATCATGAAGCACTGAGCAAATACATTTCCGAAAATCTGATGGGTGTTTGTCTTTACGGTCCACGTATGAAATGGCTGTACGACAAGTTGCAAACCAGCTACAATGGCAAGTTGTTGTGGAGCGAAACGGATTATGAACCGATTATCACTGTATTGAAAAAATACACAAATGAAAACTCGGTGATTTTGGTGAAAGGCTCCCGGGGCATGGCTCTGGAAAACATTATTGAACCCTTTGCTAAATCCTGA
- a CDS encoding DEAD/DEAH box helicase has product MVKFSELNISETTLKSVKRMGFEEATPIQEGTIRLGMEGKDIIGQAQTGTGKTTAFGIPLIEKIDTKDGNVQGLIIAPTRELAIQVSEELYRLGQDKNVRILSVYGGQEISRQIRALKNRPQIIVGTPGRLLDHINRRTLKLDNVNTLILDEADEMLNMGFIEDIQTIMASVPDTRQTLLFSATMPDAIRRIAEKFMKTPEIVKIKSKEMTVENIEQFYVKSVEREKFDFLSRLLNVQQPELAIVFGRTKRRVDELAKALNIRGYLAEGIHGDLSQAKRMSVLKQFKAGKIDILVATDVAARGLDISGVSHVYNFDIPQDPESYVHRIGRTGRAGKKGVAVTFVTPREMGYLGIVERTTKKKMEALVPPTANEAVLGQKRVAMEQLFEMTEKNNLGDYREFATQMLEKHDAVDLIAAALKTMTKEPEDVPVSISEERPLPSRGGGGYKGKGGSGRSGGGGGYKGNRSSSSSRPSSSRGASSGASRRREGGSGTGGGRPGRTTRRSES; this is encoded by the coding sequence TTGGTAAAATTTTCAGAGTTAAATATTAGCGAAACAACTTTAAAGTCCGTAAAACGCATGGGGTTTGAAGAAGCAACACCAATTCAAGAGGGAACAATCCGTCTTGGAATGGAAGGTAAGGACATTATTGGACAAGCGCAAACAGGTACTGGTAAAACAACTGCTTTCGGGATTCCTTTAATTGAAAAAATCGACACTAAAGACGGTAATGTTCAAGGATTGATCATCGCACCAACACGCGAATTGGCAATCCAGGTTTCTGAAGAACTTTACAGATTGGGACAAGATAAAAACGTACGTATTCTTTCAGTATACGGCGGCCAAGAAATTAGCCGACAAATCCGTGCACTTAAAAACCGTCCGCAAATTATCGTTGGTACTCCAGGACGTCTATTAGACCATATCAACCGTCGCACGCTTAAATTGGATAATGTAAACACATTAATCCTCGATGAAGCAGACGAAATGTTGAACATGGGCTTTATCGAAGACATTCAAACAATTATGGCAAGTGTTCCTGATACTCGTCAGACATTGTTATTCTCAGCAACTATGCCGGATGCAATCCGTCGCATTGCAGAGAAATTCATGAAAACTCCTGAAATCGTTAAAATCAAATCAAAAGAAATGACTGTTGAAAACATTGAGCAGTTCTACGTGAAGTCTGTAGAGCGCGAGAAATTTGATTTCCTTTCACGTCTTTTGAATGTTCAACAGCCGGAGCTTGCGATCGTTTTCGGACGTACAAAACGCCGTGTTGACGAATTAGCGAAAGCTTTGAATATCCGTGGCTATCTTGCTGAAGGAATTCACGGCGACTTGAGCCAAGCAAAACGTATGTCAGTTTTGAAGCAATTTAAAGCAGGCAAAATCGATATCTTGGTAGCAACAGATGTAGCAGCTCGTGGACTTGATATCTCAGGCGTATCACACGTATACAACTTTGATATTCCACAAGATCCGGAAAGCTATGTTCACCGTATCGGCCGTACGGGTCGTGCAGGTAAAAAAGGAGTCGCAGTCACGTTTGTAACACCACGTGAAATGGGCTACTTGGGCATTGTTGAACGCACTACGAAGAAAAAAATGGAAGCACTAGTTCCTCCAACTGCTAACGAAGCTGTACTTGGCCAAAAACGCGTTGCGATGGAGCAATTGTTTGAAATGACAGAGAAAAACAATCTTGGCGATTACCGCGAATTCGCGACGCAAATGCTTGAAAAGCATGATGCGGTTGACTTGATTGCAGCAGCTCTTAAAACAATGACTAAAGAACCGGAAGATGTTCCAGTCTCTATTTCCGAAGAACGTCCTTTGCCATCACGCGGAGGCGGCGGATATAAAGGTAAAGGCGGAAGCGGACGCAGTGGCGGAGGCGGGGGCTATAAAGGCAATCGCTCTTCAAGCTCATCTCGTCCATCTTCAAGCCGCGGAGCTAGCTCAGGCGCAAGCCGCCGTCGTGAAGGCGGAAGCGGAACTGGTGGCGGACGTCCAGGACGTACGACTCGCCGTAGCGAATCTTAA
- a CDS encoding D-alanine--D-alanine ligase, giving the protein MKKRIGLLYGGKSAEHEVSLSTALAVTKAIDFDAYEVYPIYITQDGEWKKGNRLEEIAKTIEQLQLSGESSKPNDISGFLPSQSSEMLDVIIPLLHGPNGEDGTVQGLLEVMNIPYVGNGVLASSAGMDKVVMKQLFEQAGLKQTPYVYFIRREWDKNQDFWLDKIETELAWPVFVKPANLGSSVGISKVDNREELVAAIKEALKFDRKIVVEQGVVAREIEVGVLGNDEPACSVAGEIKPLKAFYDYQAKYKDGNTAMIIPAELAESVYEKLEVDAKKAFKILDCSGLVRADFFVTEANDILINEVNTLPGFTPYSMFPLLWEHTGLPYPELIERLIALAIERHEEKQLLQVKID; this is encoded by the coding sequence ATGAAAAAACGAATTGGTTTATTATATGGAGGGAAATCGGCAGAGCATGAAGTTTCGCTGTCGACAGCTTTGGCAGTTACAAAAGCAATTGATTTTGATGCATATGAAGTTTATCCAATCTATATCACACAAGATGGCGAGTGGAAAAAAGGCAATCGCCTTGAAGAAATCGCAAAAACGATTGAACAGCTTCAATTGTCTGGAGAATCTTCAAAACCGAATGATATTTCTGGTTTCCTCCCGTCACAAAGCAGCGAGATGCTAGATGTCATCATTCCTTTACTGCACGGACCAAATGGAGAAGATGGAACGGTCCAAGGTCTTCTAGAAGTCATGAATATTCCATATGTCGGAAATGGTGTATTAGCATCTTCAGCAGGAATGGACAAAGTGGTGATGAAGCAATTGTTCGAACAGGCAGGTTTAAAACAAACGCCATATGTGTATTTTATAAGAAGAGAGTGGGACAAAAATCAGGACTTCTGGTTGGATAAGATAGAAACCGAGCTCGCTTGGCCGGTTTTCGTAAAGCCTGCTAATTTAGGCTCAAGTGTCGGCATCAGCAAAGTGGATAATCGCGAAGAATTGGTTGCTGCTATAAAAGAAGCCTTGAAATTCGACCGCAAAATCGTCGTTGAACAGGGAGTAGTCGCCCGTGAAATCGAAGTGGGTGTTCTTGGGAATGACGAGCCTGCCTGTTCAGTCGCAGGAGAAATCAAACCTTTAAAAGCGTTTTATGATTATCAAGCAAAATATAAGGATGGCAATACAGCGATGATTATCCCTGCTGAATTGGCTGAATCAGTTTATGAAAAACTTGAAGTAGACGCCAAAAAAGCCTTTAAAATCCTGGATTGCTCTGGGCTTGTGCGTGCAGACTTTTTTGTCACTGAGGCCAATGACATCCTGATTAATGAAGTCAATACCTTGCCGGGCTTCACGCCATATAGTATGTTCCCACTGCTTTGGGAGCATACAGGGCTGCCGTATCCGGAACTAATCGAACGTCTTATCGCTTTAGCGATTGAACGGCACGAAGAAAAACAATTACTTCAAGTTAAAATAGATTGA
- a CDS encoding PH domain-containing protein, protein MDNQPKNQISRKGLTVWRVYGSMETAVIALVAIGAGVLTYIFDWPQWLYAVYGAVTLLFGFLLIYWFPKIRWQRWRYEVREQEIELQHGLFIVTRTLVPMVRVQHVDTEQGPILRKYDLAEISISTAATTHTIPALVTAEADELRARISVLARVAEDDV, encoded by the coding sequence ATGGACAACCAACCAAAAAATCAAATTTCACGAAAAGGCTTAACGGTGTGGCGTGTATACGGCAGCATGGAAACTGCAGTTATTGCGCTGGTTGCTATTGGAGCAGGTGTTCTAACGTATATCTTTGATTGGCCACAATGGCTGTATGCTGTTTACGGAGCAGTCACTTTGCTGTTTGGTTTCCTGCTGATTTACTGGTTCCCGAAAATCCGCTGGCAACGCTGGCGTTACGAGGTGCGTGAGCAGGAAATTGAATTGCAGCATGGCTTATTTATCGTTACCCGGACATTGGTGCCGATGGTGCGGGTACAGCATGTGGATACCGAACAGGGACCGATTTTGCGGAAATACGACTTAGCAGAAATTTCGATTTCGACAGCTGCAACCACTCATACGATTCCAGCATTAGTAACCGCAGAAGCAGATGAGCTGAGAGCAAGGATTTCAGTGTTGGCAAGGGTGGCGGAAGATGATGTATGA
- a CDS encoding PH domain-containing protein, producing the protein MYEERYKLHPISAFLNFIKGLKELILPFIIIFGVNIFRDGGVGSMFNQGWQGLIPIMVGSVILVFLLIAGIIKWKRFVYWFEDGELRIEYGLFVKKKRYIPFDRIQSLNYTEGIFHRPLGLVKVKVETGGSGKVGEAEAELTAISREDADRIENEMENAKYHLKEATAAMGPVEYVETPAKKEVKVLYRMSIKELLILATTSGGIGVVISAVALFLSQFSELIPYNAIYEEVMLFLRFGALIVVLTIFLVLLVAWVISVIMTVVANYQFTIQRDEDHIYITRGLLEKKKVSVPLKRVQGIKVSQNPLREFFGYATVLVESAGGSIGDKDEKIRLFPLVKKDRMIPILVELFPELEWTPELVKAPKRSVHFFYRLDLLWLSPFLAAAGYFFYPYGLLGLILVPIVVAIGVWQHRTVGYALDEKQLTMQFRGLSKHRFFMLKKRVQVVQVTQSYFQRRKGIASINSTIKSGMMGATATTQHMEKEDASRILAWYEPSGTKEIKS; encoded by the coding sequence ATGTATGAAGAACGTTATAAATTGCATCCCATTTCGGCATTTTTAAATTTCATTAAGGGTTTAAAGGAACTGATTCTACCGTTCATTATCATTTTTGGGGTCAATATATTCAGAGACGGTGGCGTCGGTTCGATGTTCAATCAAGGGTGGCAGGGGTTAATTCCTATCATGGTGGGCAGTGTCATTCTTGTTTTTTTACTAATTGCTGGAATCATTAAGTGGAAACGCTTTGTTTATTGGTTCGAAGACGGGGAATTGCGTATTGAATATGGGCTTTTTGTAAAGAAAAAGAGGTATATTCCTTTTGACCGCATCCAAAGCTTAAATTACACAGAAGGCATTTTCCATCGGCCGCTTGGCTTGGTGAAGGTGAAGGTGGAAACAGGGGGTTCCGGCAAAGTGGGGGAGGCGGAAGCTGAACTAACAGCAATATCAAGGGAAGACGCGGATCGTATCGAAAATGAAATGGAAAACGCTAAATATCATCTGAAAGAAGCTACTGCAGCGATGGGACCAGTAGAATATGTAGAAACGCCGGCTAAAAAAGAGGTGAAAGTACTTTATCGCATGTCCATCAAGGAATTATTGATTCTCGCAACGACCTCCGGAGGAATCGGCGTGGTGATTTCGGCAGTTGCGCTTTTCCTATCACAGTTTTCTGAACTGATTCCGTACAATGCCATTTACGAGGAAGTCATGCTGTTTCTGCGTTTTGGGGCATTGATTGTGGTGTTGACAATCTTTTTAGTGCTGTTGGTTGCATGGGTCATTTCGGTTATTATGACCGTCGTGGCGAATTACCAATTCACCATTCAACGTGACGAGGATCATATCTATATCACTAGAGGATTGTTGGAAAAGAAAAAAGTTTCAGTACCATTGAAACGCGTCCAAGGAATCAAAGTGAGTCAAAATCCGCTGCGTGAATTTTTTGGATACGCAACGGTCCTGGTTGAAAGTGCGGGAGGATCGATCGGCGATAAAGATGAAAAAATCCGCTTGTTTCCGTTGGTGAAAAAAGACCGAATGATCCCCATTCTGGTTGAATTGTTTCCGGAGCTGGAATGGACACCGGAATTGGTGAAGGCGCCGAAACGCAGCGTCCACTTTTTCTATCGTCTGGATCTGCTTTGGCTGTCGCCTTTTTTGGCCGCAGCAGGTTACTTTTTCTATCCGTACGGCTTGCTGGGACTAATCCTTGTGCCAATTGTTGTAGCCATTGGAGTTTGGCAACATCGGACTGTAGGCTATGCACTGGATGAAAAACAACTGACAATGCAATTCAGAGGACTTAGCAAGCACCGCTTTTTCATGTTGAAGAAGCGGGTACAGGTTGTTCAAGTAACACAAAGTTATTTTCAGCGACGCAAAGGGATTGCTTCCATCAATTCGACCATCAAATCGGGAATGATGGGAGCTACCGCAACCACTCAACATATGGAAAAAGAAGACGCCAGCCGAATTTTGGCCTGGTATGAACCGTCTGGAACGAAAGAAATAAAAAGCTGA
- a CDS encoding DMT family transporter — MAWIYLLIAGVTEIVWAIGLKLADGFTNLVPSLITLIFIVISFWLFAIAMKTIPIGTAYAVFTGIGAVGTAILGVLVFNENASLEKLFFLSLLLFGIIGLKVLDGKETTSKRVES; from the coding sequence GTGGCTTGGATTTATCTTTTGATTGCGGGGGTTACGGAAATTGTCTGGGCGATTGGCTTGAAGCTTGCTGATGGCTTTACAAATTTAGTTCCTTCTCTCATAACATTAATTTTTATCGTTATCAGCTTTTGGCTGTTTGCCATCGCGATGAAGACAATCCCGATCGGTACAGCCTATGCAGTTTTTACCGGCATCGGTGCTGTAGGAACGGCCATTCTGGGAGTTTTGGTATTTAACGAAAATGCCAGTTTGGAAAAACTATTCTTTTTAAGTTTGCTGCTGTTCGGCATTATCGGGCTAAAAGTGCTGGACGGAAAAGAAACGACTAGCAAGAGGGTGGAGTCATGA
- a CDS encoding alpha/beta hydrolase produces MKTGVLCIHGFTGGPFEVEPFADFLIEQTDWIVEIPTLPGHGEKLALKSISAESWMMEAELALKKLKKSADRIIIVGFSMGGLIAMYLAMRYKVDRLVLLSAAAKYISPAQIFEEVQEAMRDVLSGKMAENASFHLYEYKLMNTPVSSAVEFLRIVKMVEPYYDKIKVPVCIVQGGKDSVVPASAADFIYDHVGSDEKYKIYSETGKHLICYSDDCDSWFNEVFEFMNKVAE; encoded by the coding sequence TTGAAAACTGGCGTCCTTTGTATACATGGCTTTACAGGAGGCCCTTTTGAAGTCGAACCATTTGCTGATTTTCTAATCGAGCAGACCGACTGGATTGTGGAAATACCGACACTCCCCGGACACGGTGAAAAATTGGCTTTAAAGAGCATTTCAGCTGAAAGCTGGATGATGGAAGCGGAACTGGCACTGAAAAAATTGAAGAAATCAGCGGATCGCATCATCATTGTTGGTTTTTCGATGGGCGGCTTGATCGCGATGTACTTGGCGATGCGCTACAAGGTCGATCGCTTGGTTTTGTTGAGCGCCGCTGCTAAATACATCAGTCCTGCACAGATTTTTGAGGAAGTGCAGGAGGCAATGCGGGATGTGTTATCTGGAAAAATGGCGGAAAATGCATCTTTTCATCTTTACGAATACAAACTGATGAATACGCCTGTCAGTTCAGCCGTTGAATTTCTGCGAATCGTAAAAATGGTGGAACCTTATTATGACAAGATTAAAGTCCCGGTTTGCATTGTTCAAGGCGGCAAGGACAGTGTGGTCCCGGCTTCTGCAGCGGACTTCATCTATGACCACGTTGGTTCAGATGAAAAGTATAAAATTTATTCAGAAACCGGCAAGCATTTAATCTGTTACAGCGACGATTGCGACAGTTGGTTTAACGAAGTTTTTGAATTTATGAATAAAGTCGCAGAGTAA
- a CDS encoding rhomboid family intramembrane serine protease: MFIRTESFKQYLRMYPVVSTLIALNLLVYALTWLPLLGDWLYFYGVGSNFYIAEGQWWRFFTPIFLHGGLMHLLFNMFSLFLFGPELERLTGKVRFTTIYLSAGLFASAATYFLQPLDYAHVGASGAIFGVFGAFGALVYYGGRALPQLKQIILPIIVISIVMTFLTPNVNVTAHIAGMITGFLIGLSYFHPKRIVSWRAKK, from the coding sequence ATGTTTATTCGAACAGAAAGCTTTAAGCAATACCTGCGTATGTATCCGGTCGTTTCCACTTTGATCGCTCTTAATCTGTTGGTCTATGCACTGACATGGCTGCCTTTGCTTGGTGATTGGCTTTACTTTTATGGTGTCGGCTCCAACTTTTACATTGCAGAAGGCCAATGGTGGCGCTTCTTTACGCCGATTTTTTTGCATGGCGGATTGATGCATTTGCTGTTTAATATGTTTTCATTGTTCCTATTCGGACCTGAATTAGAGCGTTTAACAGGCAAAGTCCGCTTTACCACAATTTACCTGTCGGCAGGATTGTTCGCTTCAGCGGCTACTTACTTTTTACAGCCGCTCGATTATGCCCATGTTGGAGCTAGTGGTGCGATTTTTGGAGTCTTTGGCGCATTTGGAGCATTGGTGTATTACGGGGGGCGCGCTTTGCCTCAACTCAAACAAATTATACTCCCAATTATCGTCATTAGTATAGTCATGACTTTCCTGACGCCGAACGTCAATGTTACAGCTCATATCGCTGGAATGATTACCGGGTTTCTAATTGGACTCAGTTATTTCCATCCAAAACGGATCGTCAGCTGGCGGGCTAAAAAATAA
- the acpS gene encoding holo-ACP synthase, whose amino-acid sequence MITGIGLDVVELSRIRRLDAKSPKFRERILTEYEQLEYDQLTVARKVEFLAGRFAAKEAFSKAKGTGIGSSCSFQDIEVRKDAKGKPSVYFRDIETGLVSITHSKEFAAAQVLIQTN is encoded by the coding sequence ATGATTACAGGAATCGGGTTGGATGTCGTTGAATTGTCACGAATCCGACGGTTGGATGCCAAATCACCGAAATTTCGTGAGCGTATTTTAACTGAATACGAACAACTTGAATACGATCAATTAACAGTGGCGCGAAAAGTAGAATTTTTAGCAGGGCGCTTTGCAGCAAAAGAAGCTTTTTCTAAAGCTAAAGGCACCGGAATCGGCAGTTCCTGTTCTTTCCAAGATATCGAAGTCAGAAAAGATGCCAAGGGCAAGCCATCTGTTTATTTCCGGGACATAGAAACGGGTCTCGTCTCCATTACGCATTCAAAAGAATTTGCAGCAGCGCAAGTTCTGATACAAACAAATTAA
- a CDS encoding DMT family transporter: MDWLILIVAGLFEVVFVTTMKLSNGFKVKRYTALTIVSGALSFYLLSLALTTIELGTGYAVWTGIGAAGSVLVGMLFFNESRQPAKLFFLSCIIAGVVGLKIFGG, encoded by the coding sequence ATAGATTGGCTGATTTTGATTGTCGCTGGATTATTTGAAGTGGTTTTTGTTACGACAATGAAACTATCGAATGGTTTTAAAGTGAAACGATATACAGCTTTGACCATTGTGTCCGGTGCGCTCAGCTTTTATCTATTGTCATTAGCTTTAACGACTATTGAGCTGGGGACAGGGTATGCAGTGTGGACCGGAATCGGCGCGGCTGGCAGTGTTTTGGTTGGCATGTTGTTTTTCAATGAAAGCCGGCAGCCGGCGAAGTTATTCTTTCTGTCTTGCATCATTGCCGGAGTAGTCGGCCTGAAAATTTTTGGCGGCTGA